Proteins encoded by one window of Culicoides brevitarsis isolate CSIRO-B50_1 chromosome 2, AGI_CSIRO_Cbre_v1, whole genome shotgun sequence:
- the LOC134829870 gene encoding ATP-dependent Clp protease proteolytic subunit, mitochondrial yields MNCLRALAKNVPLNLRRSFHVTSANPLNLVPIVVEQTGRGERAFDIFSRLLKERIICLMGPVHDDLASLIVAQLLFLQSESSTKPIHMYINSPGGVVTAGLAIYDTMQYVKPPIATWCVGQACSMGSLLLAAGAPGMRHALPNARIMIHQPSGGAQGQATDIQIQAEEILKLKKQLTGIYAKHSGQNLDVLTAKMERDTFLSPDEAKSLGLIDSVLEHPPSAAPTENTST; encoded by the exons atgaattgtcTGAGAGCTTTAGCTAAAAATGTTCCTTTAAATTTACgc agatcTTTCCATGTCACATCGGCGAATCCTTTGAACCTCGTTCCAATTGTTGTCGAGCAAACTGGTCGTGGCGAGCGagcttttgacattttctcgCGTTTATTGAAAGAAAGGATCAT ttgcCTAATGGGACCTGTTCACGATGACTTGGCCTCGTTAATTGTCGCTCAACTTCTTTTTCTGCAGTCCGAGAGCAGCACAAAACCCATTCACATGTACATCAACAGTCCGGGCGGCGTCGTAACTGCCGGCTTAGCGATTTACGACACGATGCAATACGTCAAACCGCCAATTGCCACTTGGTGCGTCGGTCAGGCGTGCTCCATGGGTTCATTGCTGCTTGCTGCCGGTGCTCCTGGTATGCGACATGCCCTGCCAAATGCTCGAATTATGATCCATCAACCGTCGGGAGGCGCCCAGGGTCAAGCTACGGACATTCAGATCCAAGCCGAGGAAATTCTGAAGCTAAAAAAGCAGCTGACGGGAATTTACGCGAAACATTCCGGGCAAAATTTGGATGTTTTGACGGCAAAAATGGAACGTGATACATTTTTATCGCCCGACGAGGCGAAATCTCTGGGACTTATTGACAGTGTGTTGGAACATCCGCCCTCAGCGGCGCCCACGGAAAATACTTCGACCTAA